One stretch of Prunus persica cultivar Lovell chromosome G1, Prunus_persica_NCBIv2, whole genome shotgun sequence DNA includes these proteins:
- the LOC18788906 gene encoding purple acid phosphatase 3, with the protein MEMKTRTIASVLISVLVVCSLSCAAELLRRFQHAPKADGSLSFLVLGDWGRRGAFNQSQVALQMGIIGEKLDIDFVISTGDNFYDNGLTGIDDPNFEDSFTKIYTAPSLQKQWYNVLGNHDYRGDVEAQLSPVLRELDAKWLCLRSFIVDTEIAELFFVDTTPFVDKYFTHPEDAVYDWSGILPRNHYLSNLLNDLDSALKESTAKWKIVIGHHTIRSAGYHGETKELVTQLLPILLENNVDLYMNGHDHCLEHISSPDSPLQFVTSGGGSKAWKGEASLYNPSEMKLYYDGQGFMSVQITERQVDIAFYDIFGNVLHKWATSNQLYPTITM; encoded by the exons ATGGAAATGAAGACCAGGACTATTGCAAGTGTTTTGATCTCTGTTCTAGTTGTGTGCAGCTTGTCTTGTGCAGCAGAGCTACTACGACGATTCCAGCACGCACCCAAAGCCGATGGATCTCTTAGCTTTTTGGTTCTTGGAGATTGGGGAAGAAGAGGAGCCTTCAATCAATCTCAAGTTGCTCTTCAG ATGGGAATAATTGGTGAGAAGTTGgatattgattttgtaatatCCACGGGGGATAATTTTTACGATAATGGATTGACGGGCATCGACGATCCAAATTTCGAAGACTCATTTACCAAAATCTACACAGCACCGAGCCTGCAGAAGCAATGGTACAATG TTCTGGGTAATCATGATTATAGAGGTGATGTTGAAGCACAACTGAGTCCTGTTCTCAGAGAATTGGATGCCAAATGGCTTTGCTTGAGATCCTTCATAGTTGATACCG AAATTGCAGAGCTTTTCTTTGTGGATACAACTCCCTTTGTTGATAAATATTTCACTCATCCAGAGGACGCTGTCTATGACTGGAGTGGCATATTACCCCGAAATCATTACTTATCAAATCTCCTCAAC GATTTGGATTCAGCATTAAAAGAATCTACTGCAAAGTGGAAGATCGTCATTGGCCACCACACGATTAGAAGCGCTGGATATCATGGTGAAACAAAGGAGCTTGTAACACAGCTTCTCCCAATTCTTCTG GAGAATAATGTTGATCTTTACATGAATGGGCACGACCATTGCTTAGAACATATAAGTAGTCCCGACAG CCCACTTCAGTTTGTAACAAGTGGTGGTGGGTCAAAGGCATGGAAGGGTGAAGCTAGTCTGTACAATCCAAGCGAAATGAAATTGTATTACGATGGGCAGGGTTTCATGTCAGTGCAAATCACTGAAAGACAAGTGGATATTGCCTTCTATGATATTTTTGGCAATGTCCTGCATAAATGGGCCACGTCAAACCAgctttaccctaccatcaccATGTAA